One genomic segment of Gasterosteus aculeatus chromosome 6, fGasAcu3.hap1.1, whole genome shotgun sequence includes these proteins:
- the LOC120820763 gene encoding pleckstrin homology domain-containing family A member 1 isoform X4 translates to MPYVDRQNRNCGFLDIEENESSGKFLRRYFILDTQQGSLVWFMDNPQNLPAGTDCVGSLKLTYISKVSDATKLRPKAEFCFVINAGMRKYFLQANDQQDLVDWVNALNNATKITVPKLSDGQQNAENHKALPDVVGPKKQVSYKTEIFGGVPIVTQTQHDGGDGASRTEREALHRSHSQLPYFQARPTQEHTVIKSGYCVKQGAVMRNWKRRYFLLEENSMSYFKSDLEKEPLRMIPLKEVHKVHECKQSDIMMRDNLFEVVTTSRTFYIQADSQEEMHSWIKAVSGAIVAQRGPGRSAATSAAAVHLS, encoded by the exons ATGCCTTACGTGGACCGACAGAACCGCAACTGTGGCTTCCTGGACATAGAGGAGAACGAGAGCAGCGGCAAGTTCCTGCGTCGCTACTTCATACTGGACACGCAGCAGGGGAGCTTGGTGTGGTTCATGGACAACCCGCAG AACCTGCCTGCCGGCACAGACTGCGTCGGTTCCCTCAAGCTCACCTACATCTCTAAG GTCAGCGACGCCACCAAGCTGAGGCCCAAGGCCGAGTTCTGCTTCG TCATCAACGCTGGGATGAGGAAGTACTTCCTGCAGGCCAACGATCAGCAGGACCTGGTGGACTGGGTCAACGCTCTCAATAATGCCACCAAGATCACT GTGCCAAAGTTGTCAGACGGGCAGCAGAACGCAGAGAACCATAAGGCTTTACCGGATGTCGTAGGGCCAAAGAAACAAGTGTCCTACAAGACGGAGATCTTTGGAGGCGTCCCCATCGTCACACAGACTCAG CACGACGGCGGCGACGGCGCCAGCAGAACGGAGCGTGAGGCTCTGCATCGCTCCCACAGCCAGCTGCCCTACTTCCAGGCGAGGCCGACTCAGGAGCACACCGTCATCAAGTCGGGCTACTGCGTCAAGCAGGGCGCCGTG aTGAGGAACTGGAAGCGGCGCTATTTTCTTCTGGAGGAAAACTCAATGAGTTACTTTAAGTCAGATTTG GAGAAAGAGCCGCTGAGAATGATCCCGCTGAAGGAAGTTCACAAAGTCCACGAGTGCAAACAGAG TGACATCATGATGAGAGATAATCTGTTTGAAGTCGTCACCACATCCAGGACTTTTTACATCCAG GCGGACAGCCAAGAGGAGATGCACAGCTGGATTAAGGCCGTCTCGGGGGCCATCGTGGCCCAGCGGGGTCCAGGGAGATCAGCTGCCACA tctgctgcagctgtgcacCTGTCTTAG
- the LOC120820763 gene encoding pleckstrin homology domain-containing family A member 1 isoform X2, producing MPYVDRQNRNCGFLDIEENESSGKFLRRYFILDTQQGSLVWFMDNPQNLPAGTDCVGSLKLTYISKVSDATKLRPKAEFCFVINAGMRKYFLQANDQQDLVDWVNALNNATKITVPKLSDGQQNAENHKALPDVVGPKKQVSYKTEIFGGVPIVTQTQHDGGDGASRTEREALHRSHSQLPYFQARPTQEHTVIKSGYCVKQGAVMRNWKRRYFLLEENSMSYFKSDLEKEPLRMIPLKEVHKVHECKQSDIMMRDNLFEVVTTSRTFYIQADSQEEMHSWIKAVSGAIVAQRGPGRSAATDHGGRSHFYRSPAGPPAPRSPISAMPPCHPEWGAAVPYGTRPQPGVGQRALHEPAAPAQPQPRAGAPFPAGGASGQVSREPPADGADGADGAEESPWRRRSSFEPHVPESGVDLDDGDLPVSEV from the exons ATGCCTTACGTGGACCGACAGAACCGCAACTGTGGCTTCCTGGACATAGAGGAGAACGAGAGCAGCGGCAAGTTCCTGCGTCGCTACTTCATACTGGACACGCAGCAGGGGAGCTTGGTGTGGTTCATGGACAACCCGCAG AACCTGCCTGCCGGCACAGACTGCGTCGGTTCCCTCAAGCTCACCTACATCTCTAAG GTCAGCGACGCCACCAAGCTGAGGCCCAAGGCCGAGTTCTGCTTCG TCATCAACGCTGGGATGAGGAAGTACTTCCTGCAGGCCAACGATCAGCAGGACCTGGTGGACTGGGTCAACGCTCTCAATAATGCCACCAAGATCACT GTGCCAAAGTTGTCAGACGGGCAGCAGAACGCAGAGAACCATAAGGCTTTACCGGATGTCGTAGGGCCAAAGAAACAAGTGTCCTACAAGACGGAGATCTTTGGAGGCGTCCCCATCGTCACACAGACTCAG CACGACGGCGGCGACGGCGCCAGCAGAACGGAGCGTGAGGCTCTGCATCGCTCCCACAGCCAGCTGCCCTACTTCCAGGCGAGGCCGACTCAGGAGCACACCGTCATCAAGTCGGGCTACTGCGTCAAGCAGGGCGCCGTG aTGAGGAACTGGAAGCGGCGCTATTTTCTTCTGGAGGAAAACTCAATGAGTTACTTTAAGTCAGATTTG GAGAAAGAGCCGCTGAGAATGATCCCGCTGAAGGAAGTTCACAAAGTCCACGAGTGCAAACAGAG TGACATCATGATGAGAGATAATCTGTTTGAAGTCGTCACCACATCCAGGACTTTTTACATCCAG GCGGACAGCCAAGAGGAGATGCACAGCTGGATTAAGGCCGTCTCGGGGGCCATCGTGGCCCAGCGGGGTCCAGGGAGATCAGCTGCCACA gaccatGGCGGCCGCTCCCATTTCTACCGCAGCCCCGCGGGGCCCCCCGCCCCTCGCTCGCCCATATCTGCCATGCCACCATGCCACCCCGAGTGGGGGGCTGCCGTCCCGTACGGCACACGCCCGCAGCCTGGCGTGGGACAGCGAGCACTTCATGAGCCTGCTGCCCCGGCCCAGCCACAGCCGCGCGCCGGCGCGCCTTTCCCTGCAGGAGGCGCGTCTGGCCAAGTGAGCCGCGAGCCGCCCGCAGACGGCGCCGACGGCGCCGACGGCGCCGAGGAGTCGCCGTGGCGACGgcggagcagctttgagccccACGTGCCCGAATCCGGCGTGGACCTGGACGACGGCGACCTGCCAGTGAGCGAGGTCTGA
- the LOC120820763 gene encoding pleckstrin homology domain-containing family A member 1 isoform X1 — MPYVDRQNRNCGFLDIEENESSGKFLRRYFILDTQQGSLVWFMDNPQNLPAGTDCVGSLKLTYISKVSDATKLRPKAEFCFVINAGMRKYFLQANDQQDLVDWVNALNNATKITVPKLSDGQQNAENHKALPDVVGPKKQVSYKTEIFGGVPIVTQTQHDGGDGASRTEREALHRSHSQLPYFQARPTQEHTVIKSGYCVKQGAVMRNWKRRYFLLEENSMSYFKSDLEKEPLRMIPLKEVHKVHECKQSDIMMRDNLFEVVTTSRTFYIQADSQEEMHSWIKAVSGAIVAQRGPGRSAATMRQARRLSNPCIQRYTSRIGECSSTLLQLCTCLRCVTSCLSLLFPPVRCLTMAAAPISTAAPRGPPPLARPYLPCHHATPSGGLPSRTAHARSLAWDSEHFMSLLPRPSHSRAPARLSLQEARLAK, encoded by the exons ATGCCTTACGTGGACCGACAGAACCGCAACTGTGGCTTCCTGGACATAGAGGAGAACGAGAGCAGCGGCAAGTTCCTGCGTCGCTACTTCATACTGGACACGCAGCAGGGGAGCTTGGTGTGGTTCATGGACAACCCGCAG AACCTGCCTGCCGGCACAGACTGCGTCGGTTCCCTCAAGCTCACCTACATCTCTAAG GTCAGCGACGCCACCAAGCTGAGGCCCAAGGCCGAGTTCTGCTTCG TCATCAACGCTGGGATGAGGAAGTACTTCCTGCAGGCCAACGATCAGCAGGACCTGGTGGACTGGGTCAACGCTCTCAATAATGCCACCAAGATCACT GTGCCAAAGTTGTCAGACGGGCAGCAGAACGCAGAGAACCATAAGGCTTTACCGGATGTCGTAGGGCCAAAGAAACAAGTGTCCTACAAGACGGAGATCTTTGGAGGCGTCCCCATCGTCACACAGACTCAG CACGACGGCGGCGACGGCGCCAGCAGAACGGAGCGTGAGGCTCTGCATCGCTCCCACAGCCAGCTGCCCTACTTCCAGGCGAGGCCGACTCAGGAGCACACCGTCATCAAGTCGGGCTACTGCGTCAAGCAGGGCGCCGTG aTGAGGAACTGGAAGCGGCGCTATTTTCTTCTGGAGGAAAACTCAATGAGTTACTTTAAGTCAGATTTG GAGAAAGAGCCGCTGAGAATGATCCCGCTGAAGGAAGTTCACAAAGTCCACGAGTGCAAACAGAG TGACATCATGATGAGAGATAATCTGTTTGAAGTCGTCACCACATCCAGGACTTTTTACATCCAG GCGGACAGCCAAGAGGAGATGCACAGCTGGATTAAGGCCGTCTCGGGGGCCATCGTGGCCCAGCGGGGTCCAGGGAGATCAGCTGCCACA ATGCGGCAGGCCAGACGGCTGTCGAACCCCTGTATACAGAGGTATACGTCTCGAATCGGGGAGTGCAGCAGCAC tctgctgcagctgtgcacCTGTCTTAGATGTGTGACATCCTGcttgtctctcctcttccctcctgttCGCTGCCT gaccatGGCGGCCGCTCCCATTTCTACCGCAGCCCCGCGGGGCCCCCCGCCCCTCGCTCGCCCATATCTGCCATGCCACCATGCCACCCCGAGTGGGGGGCTGCCGTCCCGTACGGCACACGCCCGCAGCCTGGCGTGGGACAGCGAGCACTTCATGAGCCTGCTGCCCCGGCCCAGCCACAGCCGCGCGCCGGCGCGCCTTTCCCTGCAGGAGGCGCGTCTGGCCAAGTGA
- the LOC120820763 gene encoding pleckstrin homology domain-containing family A member 1 isoform X3, which translates to MPYVDRQNRNCGFLDIEENESSGKFLRRYFILDTQQGSLVWFMDNPQNLPAGTDCVGSLKLTYISKVSDATKLRPKAEFCFVINAGMRKYFLQANDQQDLVDWVNALNNATKITVPKLSDGQQNAENHKALPDVVGPKKQVSYKTEIFGGVPIVTQTQHDGGDGASRTEREALHRSHSQLPYFQARPTQEHTVIKSGYCVKQGAVMRNWKRRYFLLEENSMSYFKSDLEKEPLRMIPLKEVHKVHECKQSDIMMRDNLFEVVTTSRTFYIQADSQEEMHSWIKAVSGAIVAQRGPGRSAATMRQARRLSNPCIQRYTSRIGECSSTTMAAAPISTAAPRGPPPLARPYLPCHHATPSGGLPSRTAHARSLAWDSEHFMSLLPRPSHSRAPARLSLQEARLAK; encoded by the exons ATGCCTTACGTGGACCGACAGAACCGCAACTGTGGCTTCCTGGACATAGAGGAGAACGAGAGCAGCGGCAAGTTCCTGCGTCGCTACTTCATACTGGACACGCAGCAGGGGAGCTTGGTGTGGTTCATGGACAACCCGCAG AACCTGCCTGCCGGCACAGACTGCGTCGGTTCCCTCAAGCTCACCTACATCTCTAAG GTCAGCGACGCCACCAAGCTGAGGCCCAAGGCCGAGTTCTGCTTCG TCATCAACGCTGGGATGAGGAAGTACTTCCTGCAGGCCAACGATCAGCAGGACCTGGTGGACTGGGTCAACGCTCTCAATAATGCCACCAAGATCACT GTGCCAAAGTTGTCAGACGGGCAGCAGAACGCAGAGAACCATAAGGCTTTACCGGATGTCGTAGGGCCAAAGAAACAAGTGTCCTACAAGACGGAGATCTTTGGAGGCGTCCCCATCGTCACACAGACTCAG CACGACGGCGGCGACGGCGCCAGCAGAACGGAGCGTGAGGCTCTGCATCGCTCCCACAGCCAGCTGCCCTACTTCCAGGCGAGGCCGACTCAGGAGCACACCGTCATCAAGTCGGGCTACTGCGTCAAGCAGGGCGCCGTG aTGAGGAACTGGAAGCGGCGCTATTTTCTTCTGGAGGAAAACTCAATGAGTTACTTTAAGTCAGATTTG GAGAAAGAGCCGCTGAGAATGATCCCGCTGAAGGAAGTTCACAAAGTCCACGAGTGCAAACAGAG TGACATCATGATGAGAGATAATCTGTTTGAAGTCGTCACCACATCCAGGACTTTTTACATCCAG GCGGACAGCCAAGAGGAGATGCACAGCTGGATTAAGGCCGTCTCGGGGGCCATCGTGGCCCAGCGGGGTCCAGGGAGATCAGCTGCCACA ATGCGGCAGGCCAGACGGCTGTCGAACCCCTGTATACAGAGGTATACGTCTCGAATCGGGGAGTGCAGCAGCAC gaccatGGCGGCCGCTCCCATTTCTACCGCAGCCCCGCGGGGCCCCCCGCCCCTCGCTCGCCCATATCTGCCATGCCACCATGCCACCCCGAGTGGGGGGCTGCCGTCCCGTACGGCACACGCCCGCAGCCTGGCGTGGGACAGCGAGCACTTCATGAGCCTGCTGCCCCGGCCCAGCCACAGCCGCGCGCCGGCGCGCCTTTCCCTGCAGGAGGCGCGTCTGGCCAAGTGA